Sequence from the Myxocyprinus asiaticus isolate MX2 ecotype Aquarium Trade chromosome 44, UBuf_Myxa_2, whole genome shotgun sequence genome:
tatagtagtgaatgactcttgcgcaccggctactgcaaaatagggaggaatacccccgcttggacgcctatttttccaatgagaaaataggatgcatttcaccaaaatgacattatcttcagaaagctgactaacagactacagcatcatcaacaggtgatcgcacatgctccatctatctctctctctctctctctctctctctcacacacacacacacaccatgtaacatgttagaaacagctcaagctgtgatactagtagttctgaagtgatgtttttgagagactTGGACGCataatttggtttgaaccagcaacggcagattctgatccgtcgcgtaagaaagtagttccatgcataaatgcatttttttgtgaccgtactcactttttccaaattgtttaaaatttacttgttcattgaactgttgtatataagcaatatcacacgagcaagagtgcgatatggccctatattCGGCTGCAGGCCGAGTGCAGTtggcaatcacagcagtgctgatacagggccatatcgcactcttgctcgtgtgatatcctgtgaaataacaacagaaggttgttgttatttcttttaacAAATTATGtcgctccatcaatattcaataaaaataatgtatttcttgaatcttgagacactttgtgaccagaaaaacaGGTAATTTTCCTTagggtgtgcctttagccccgttgtaccctaaaagaatatatatactgttcaaaattaaaaccaaattagtatttggacactttctagatATCAAACGTtggtggaacatgtccatagttaatgtttTGAACTACATGTGTGAACTAAGGATGAACTGACTTCACTAATAATCACTTTGACACCAGTATTCTAAAAGTTATTGCAAAAGTGAAGTATCATCATTTTTTTCGTAAATACCACGTCATTTATAATGCAATAACTCACACATTTTAAATGAGAGATTTTGgggcacctgtatgtgtgtgaacTATCGTACAGTGTTAAAACACTGACATCTGCTGGTGAGTCAGAGCTGCAACAATGTTACTGGTGAGGATTTGATACCTATTACATTTTACATGTGAAATATTGAGTTTATATAGTAATATAATCTTAAAATTGTGTCTTAACAACAAGTCCTCCTTTTTATGATATTATAATTGTTGTGTTCCAAAAATTCTCCATATTAGAGAGCCATCAAtaccatccatccttccatcctaAACACTGACTTGCTGTTTTAAAGATAGTACCAGAATATCTCTATATTATTAAAAAGCAATAACGCATCTACACTTCAATTGATCTACAATCAAAATTCACAAatcattcattaaatgtattatacttTCAGTTTGCGATGGCATTTAAATTGCTCAAACTATCTTAGACTATGAACTTTACACCATATAACATGGTTCTTTACACACAAGTGAACATAGGTACATAAAAAGTCATTTTAGGTTAAACATCTCCATCCAGTCATGTTGCAGTTGGTTCCTAATGGTCTTGTAACATAGCTGTaggtgtgctgtgtgtgtttgttttggctgtGATAACAGCATGTTTTGAAGATCTCACTGACCTGTGGCCAGTTGTTTTTGGAGAGCAGCCAGGACAGCTTTTAAGGAAATAAAGCTGGTGGCAGGAGGAGACCCACATGTGAACATCTGACCCTGTTTACAGTTCTTCTTGTTAAattgtggccccaaaaagtatttgggcaaTTGAGCCAAACTTAAATTGGATTTCACTGCATAGAttacaaaacatcaaaccaagtggcatctgcaaacatgATGCCCATTTTCCAGACCTAATTTTTACTTTCCTAAGCCATTTTATGAATGACTTTTGCACAACTGCTGTCAATATGGTTtatagtggatgtatgaagtcagttcctctgaagttcacacagatgtcctAGCAAAGTAGCCTCAGTTGTGGTTCATTgcatgttccactaacgtttaacaaccagaaagtgtcaaaatccttaaaggagtattctgggttcaataaaagttgagATCAGTTGACagaatctgtggcataatgttgattactacttttattaaatataaaatacaaaaatctgGGTcaaagtgagacacttacaatggaagtgaaaggaggccaatccataaatgttacaatactgtttcaaaagtatagacacaagacgtaaacaatgcaCTTTAACGtgattttgtgtgataaaattggttactaaccttttctgtgtaaagttatagccagttttacagttgtgttgccatgacaacgtaatgccaTAAATCCTGTGATCCcaatacatgagtttaaacagGAGAATttttataagtgcttttataaaaatataagcttcacatttcaactttcaaacccttcaaaaattggccacattcacttccataatTGAAGGgtctcattgtaacctcgatttttattttgtttgtttttttaagaaaaggagggacgagtcaaaattattttttgttgtaatcttttttgtagtaatcaacattttgccacacatcttgtactgaacccggaatattcctttaagattgaacagaattattttataatttaaaagagAACAGACATCTTTTTCCAAAAAATGTTGCCTATTTTTagaaacagaatatatatatatatatatatatatataaattaagccTATTTCTAGGACTATTTTTCTCTATCTACACATTTTAATTCACATTATTCTTAATGGCTATTCTAATTATATTCATACAGTTTAGGatttaaagtattttctgttttgcaataaaataatgaCTGTAATACAACAGGTTTTATTtatatcagcataaattaaaggcagcacAACAAAAACCATGGTGTATAAATACTTGACtctttaaataatacttttttttatcattttaataagaatggattttatataattattaattatatatcacCAGCTTTATAagaatacagtataatataataaatcatttttataaaaaatatctaaaaaatgtaattttaaaaatagttttcattgtcTTCAggcaaaatattatttgtttttactttctttttattttgcaaaaaaatatgtccccagacatttatttttagattcaCACTGACAATTTCTGGGGCCACTGTATTTGAAATGTTCATTGTACTGGTTTGGAGTGTAACTTCTGAGATACTCTTTTTTTTCCAAGagggaaaaatgtaaaaatgccttATATACTGTAGAGAACTTATAGAGTTCTCTTTTCTGCACATActgttcatgttgtttcaaaagtGAGTGGGGGAAATAAAAGATGTTGAAATTCATCTCTCACTGAAGGTTACTCTATTTATCTATCCAGTCTACAGCAATGCAAGCTGCCTGGAACCCGCCAGTGGGTGGGCGTAACCAATACAGGGCTGCACATTTATGTTCCTCGGGGGTTGTTAGGACTCCTGGAGTTGTTATAAATTCGTACATGTTCCTCAGGATCTGTTCTCCTGGACTGACAGATTATATCCTTGGAGATTACAGACTTGGATTGAGGAACACAATGAACGAGGAGCGGATGGAGAACGGAATAGACTCCGATGACGATCTTCAACTCGAGGAGATACCCGATTACCTGATAGACAGGAGAAGAGCCAAGTCCTTACCTGCGTATCCCGAGCAGGTGAACCTTTACCACCAAATCTCTCAGAACTGCAGGAAACGCGTAAAGTTCGCGGATGCGCTCGGGTTAAATCTGGCCAGCGTGAGACACTTCAGCACCAACGAAGATCCCCAGATTCCTGCCCAGGTGCTCTCCAGGCTGAAAAGTTTTTCTCTTAATCACGACCGAGACTTCATGGATGACTTGTGCGTAAACCTCAAGACAAATTTGACACAGGAGCGCCTGGTACCGGCTTTCAAGATGCCCGTGGACTCCGGTGACTTGGAGACGCGGCTTACGCGCTGTTGCGTCGCGTTGGAAAGCGTCACGGTCACACAGTTTGATGTGCGTGGGATCGTAAGAGCGATGAGCACGAGTAACAGGAGAGAGGTTGGTGTCAGGTATACTTTCAACGACTGGCTGTCTTCCGTGGACGCTCAAGCCATTCTGATGCCCACCGAGCACAAAACGCACGGAGAGCGCTTCTCCTTCACCGTGTACACGCCTCCCTTCTTGGATCCAAGCGCATCTGTTCATTTCGCTGTGTACATGAAGGATGATAACTGTGAATTTTGGGATAACAATGATGGACTGAACTATTCACTGAAGTACAGCTCGACATCGTGTGAGACTGAAGCTTATATAAAGTGAGATGGGCATGCGCTTTTACGCACTGGCACGCTGCTTCAATGCAAGGGATTCTTTGGTGCGTTTTGACCTTAGaaatgataaacacacacacacacacacacacacacacacacacacacacaaacacacactttcatgAAGTTTTGTACCTGACTGTACCTTAAAGgcattgttcaccccaaaatgtcaattctgtcatcatttactcaccctcatgtccttccaaacccgcacgactttctttttttctatgaaacacaaaaggacatgtttagCAAAACGTCtctgctgctcttttccacacaaagaTAGTGACAAAAGAAGCAAAGGcaacaaaagtatcataaaacggGTCCATGTGTCATATACGACAAAACCAAGTATTCTTAAGCctttgaggaacagactgaaatttaagctgttatttGCTGAAAGTCTTACCCTACACTGTAACTCTCAAAACTTGTGCTTGCATTCAGTATGTATAATTCAAACTGTCTCAAGACACGCAACACCAATGATTTTTGATGTGTATGATACAAGCGcgcatgagatttgagagctatgatgcagaggaagattttcagcaaataacaacTAATAGCAAATACAAATTTTGGTCTGCTCATTACAAAAAGCGAATCTATGGCTTCACAAGAATTAGAATaaagtgcacaagttgtatggactacttttatgtcacttaaatgtttttttttttttttttttttttttttgttgagctttacagcctcagtccccattcacattcattgtaaggaaaagagcACCTtatcactcaaaaaaataatttagccaATTTGGGGTTGGTCCAGTAAGCCAACCTTAATGGAAAATGCTGACCACCTTCCATTTCAAGTGCATATCAGAAAGGATGGAGAATATTCCGAACATGTGCAAGGGATCACAAACATCGAAAGAACTAAATCCCTTTGGCTGGACTGTTGGGGGCAAGCACTGAAGGTGTGTGGACACTTATTGTATTTGTTCGATTTCTTCTTtatattgactttcaaaaataaacccacCCTGAAAGTATTTATTGGAGTTAAATGACAACCAGCTCTTgtcttactatatatatatatatatatatatatatatatattggctagAACACTGATGCAACACTTTGAAAAATGGAGGAGAAAGGAGTTTAGAAAAAAAATGGAACATTAGTTAATTGAAATAGGCCTGATACATCCCTGTACATTAGTACATTACACTGTACACTGATACATTAATTGTGGGTGTTTTAGTTTTTGAGAGCAAACAGTCCATATATTTTAAAGGAGGTGAAGTTATGAAGTTACCTCTAAAGTCAACAGCAAGTAGCATATCTGACCCTTACATTACTTAACACATAATCAAATGTATATTATTAACTGCCTAAATAGAGCAAATGCATTACATCTGACTTAAATGCAAAGATTTAAGATgttaaaacataacaaaatggtATGCAAACTCATATTTTAAACTGGCTTCAAAAATCACTGCTTTGAATGGGTCtatttaaatacagtaaatcTCCCTCAAAGCAAAGAGAACATTTAGTGTGTattcatgtttacattttgtttgacattttgatttaatgttatGGGACTACCTGTCAAATACTTTGAGCCAAAATAGCTCCAAATGAAATATCCAATAAAAAGTGTTACTTTAATTCTCATGAACACTGTAATGATTAATGCAAAAATGCCTCTGTCAAAAGTATGTGCctcatgaataaatgtaaatttgcatgcataattttatttagatCTCACCATCTCTGTTTACATGACACAGTTATAACTGGGCCACATATTAAACTATGAACAAACATGCTTTAGCAAAACTGTTTGCTTTTCTATGCACAACCTGCCTCTCTTTTTTTATCATCAATGATTGAAAACTAATAGAATGAGCTATTTTAAAACAATCGGATCAATGTGGATGATACACAGAGTAGAAACGGGTTAGAAATGACTATATAGAGCAGTGCATGTTGTCAACtgcttcaggacacagattttatattatgaatgaagtggcaacccaacacaatgcttaaaatcaaacatgaaaTGTATTAACATTACAATGAACTGTAActgtttggttcagccaccaaatcagacagaaggaaactacaatggacagtcaggactgctgagagggttattggtgcccccctgcccaccctccaagacctgtatgtctccagactgaggaaacgtgcaggtagaatcactctggaccccacacaccctgaccactccctctttgaactgttgccctctggccggcgctacagagcattgagtaccaggacatccaggcacaagaacagtttttatcctcaggccattttccacatgaacaattaaactgcctcaggactcccctatagtgcaataatgtaaatacatatctcatgtacacatgtaaattcacatatttaattcaataactgtacatacccctaccttgcacatacattaacacttgcacatgtacatacaccattctgttatatgtcctactatttgtatgtctgtttatactcttaccttgttttatattctgtgtctaaatgtaatgttctgtgtgcacttgtttctcctatcatccaaaaaaaaaaaaaaaaaaataataataataaataaaaaataaaaattccttgtgtacgtgagaacacttggcaatgaagttcattctgattctgatcctgataatatgcaaaattattaacatgaaaatccaaaaactgaactgaagagCCACTTGTGTcacatttttaagagtgtattTTTAgactctcaaaaaatacagattttgacattgtttttatgtgaaaaaGTCAAAGGTACAttactagtttcaacattatttgcacttcagacctttgttttgttggacaagaaaaactatcTTCATACCACGTGACCCATGTTTGGTTTTTGACCATTGGAAAAGGGTAAAATTGAACAATTTACAGATGAAGCAACATTGGGAGCCCCATATCTCTAGGATATAACCACAcagggcttaaaaaaaaaatgaagatacaaaaagggaagtttgttctgaaccagaatctaaaaggttattaaaggggtcatgacatgaggaatataattttccttgatcttttgacatatgaggtcattgtacaataaaaaacatactgtaggtttcagaacatgaaaaaaaaaaaaaaaaaaagcatttatttggaatttgtggaacttgtgacatcacaaggaccaaacaCATCTGTATATAACTGCCTCTTCAGTGAGACATCAATGTctatttttccgtcattgcacGCCTGGCCCACTGGTGTTCAGACAGTCAGTGACAGGTGAAGAGGTgagagggcctgtcatgggaggtTCATCCAAAggagacttacacaggacaccttcatgtgcctatctgtaTTTCTACATAAGCCTGCACTAGATGAACaactttgaccattatcatacatctcgtgccgcttttaaaagacgaaATGttaagttataactctaaaaaggagacgcCCATCCTGTTTTATCTTGCTATTTGCTCTCATGCTGTTGTGCTGCTTTTAAGGCATCCTGGAATTTTTTTGAAACCCATGTGTGCTAATTTTaattgttagtcttttgtaaacatgctcTAGAATGGATGTCTCTGATCTTTTTGATGCTTTTCTGGCGATGTGCACCActttttaagagcggtacaatctcaactttaaaaacgtgtctcattctgctgctgccagtgAAGAAACACAAGCTGTtctgtgtaaacaaacatggaagatgtgTGAGATGTCGCTCCTGTGAAGACCAGgctctctgctttggcctgttgaagcaccccaacattaccatggattgtattacgtttgcgtattcagaacatttcagtgtggattgtatgTGAACAAGTCACATTATGATTCAAGATTTGCAaatgaactgttattgaaagatggggaagttaaaacactattggatcacaaaaatgtaagtaaacaatttcattcatgaatatttcatatgccaTGACTGTTTTATAGTTTAAAGTGCtacttgagtgaacagtttaatatattcagatgaaatgtgttaggtgtatgttatgtgttaaactctgaaatgtatttttataatgttgtgtggagtttgtTCCTTTTCTTCGGATTGCATTTCAAAAATGGCTGTATTGGAAGGACTGCACGGTGTtagtcaatcataacagtggccgtttacactgaagtcttaaagggccagagagcttGAAACCAATTGTTTCAGAGAGAGGGCCatagacagggtggaaaatgattatatatgactaaattatgactgttttggtgcaaaatgaTGATATagtgatgctgccacctttctaagatTATTTTTGGCCTGTATTTTTGTCACAAATCATagttgaaaattgtcattttgattcCCTCAACAAAACAATGGATTATACAGTAAATCAGAATCCATGtcttttaatattttggctttgatcatcatttatgtttatctttcaccacaaaaaataaaaaaataaaaataaaaaaaacaatagccATATTAACAGCTGACAAAATACTTTGCACCAAAATAGCATAGAGTTTGACTGGATTTACagcttttgacatcaacaacaaaagataggaagcattttctcctccctattaaaagttgataagcctttaGATTTTAGTAACTTAACTATGTGTGATTAAcatatatggttagttgcatttaattGTTTGTATTGAGCAGTTTTGTTCTGCTGTTTGTGATAATCTCAGAACAGAACTGCAACTGTTGTTGACAACCACTGATATACAGCAACCATTGCTGTCCAGATATCAAATAATAAAACTCAAATAAATGTAACTGACATAAATTTATTATaacattattacaaaaaaaaaaaaaaatacatatgtacATTTCATATATCAGTTCATGGCACACTGCATCTTAAATGACTGTGTAAACAAGGAAGGTGGATGGTATATCCATTCTAAAGGCATGAAGGACTTCATCACCCTTATGAATGGCCAGACTCCATCCTGATAAAGTTGTTTAAAGAGGACACATGAAGAATTGACAGAAGACGCTCAAATAAGACAACCACAAATCCAAGAGCAGTCCTTTATAGTCAGAGAACACTTGACCATCATtactaaactacatcaaacagTCTTCTTATCTCCATGTTCAATGATGGTCTTCTGAATCTCGTACATCTTCCCTATGGACACCTGTGGGAAAAATGGAAAGAGATCAAAATTTCTGGAGCTGCCAAAGTTAACACAAAGTTGAAGCAGGTGTGTTTCATGTCAAAATATTTCCTCTCAttttagcttaaagggataggcagaccaatggcagatgagggaaacctgtttgaaaatggtCATTGTTTTTGCAACTCTGTTCAGTGACTCAgtactagtggcgcagaaattacacaattaaaattaaaaactgacCATCAATGTTAAAGGAGATTCTTGGTTATGACTTAAACAGAAAATGATGAGTGGGAGTTCATGGCACTAGAAAAACGCAGCTGAATGGCAGATATGCACGTAATTAAGGCAGTGAGGTGCTCTGAAGTCCAAAGGACGTTTTGTAATCTTTATTTGTCCATGTTTTCAGCAGAGGTCAAGCCCTGAAAGTGGCCAAATCAATAGTGAACAGAGAGTCAAGCCAGAAAGATGCGTCCTTCATGATGTGCTAGGACACACTGTATATGAAAACTGCATGTGCTGTGTCCATCAAAAGAAGATGTGGATGCAACATTTTTGGAACATGCTATGACCTTTGAGAGGACAGACTTTACACCACAATAA
This genomic interval carries:
- the LOC127434158 gene encoding protein phosphatase 1 regulatory subunit 3D-like, which produces MQAAWNPPVGGRNQYRAAHLCSSGVVRTPGVVINSYMFLRICSPGLTDYILGDYRLGLRNTMNEERMENGIDSDDDLQLEEIPDYLIDRRRAKSLPAYPEQVNLYHQISQNCRKRVKFADALGLNLASVRHFSTNEDPQIPAQVLSRLKSFSLNHDRDFMDDLCVNLKTNLTQERLVPAFKMPVDSGDLETRLTRCCVALESVTVTQFDVRGIVRAMSTSNRREVGVRYTFNDWLSSVDAQAILMPTEHKTHGERFSFTVYTPPFLDPSASVHFAVYMKDDNCEFWDNNDGLNYSLKYSSTSCETEAYIK